Proteins encoded in a region of the Elizabethkingia bruuniana genome:
- a CDS encoding AraC family transcriptional regulator, producing the protein MLYIIMVVMLQALITLALLMCLIKNRKSLLNMLLLYILVVVLDMGYEYFIIQRFGYEWVMYEIPGSLRVFKGLIFLYATAYLINARWRDKLKYLIPPLSLVVVHHTVVVSAKLLGLSWADAAIASYKAYFIYYTYYWILCLALSIFLLIKHRKTVSHAIANNFRYLLCYILASILILYAISYSSSDRIQYQKVYILMFLIQFGWILYVYILTYKFRLKEEREIIQQSLESKETYQYKDLSKIDFDSLQKAIEYFYKETNVYLDEEFTLSQLADHLEISKSDLSITFNKYLNSNFHEYTNRNRIMHFKQILTQDPSANVTDLAFQCGFKSKSTFYKYFKREFNCLPSEYLPSLQ; encoded by the coding sequence ATGTTATATATTATAATGGTAGTAATGCTTCAGGCACTGATCACGCTTGCATTATTAATGTGTTTAATAAAAAACAGAAAATCTCTGCTCAATATGCTGTTGCTCTATATTCTGGTAGTAGTGCTGGATATGGGATACGAATATTTTATTATTCAGAGGTTCGGGTACGAATGGGTGATGTATGAAATTCCGGGTAGCCTGCGCGTTTTTAAAGGGCTGATTTTTCTTTATGCCACAGCATACCTTATTAACGCCCGCTGGCGGGACAAACTGAAATATCTTATACCGCCCTTGTCTTTGGTTGTGGTGCACCATACAGTAGTGGTATCGGCAAAATTACTCGGTCTTTCGTGGGCAGATGCTGCAATAGCCTCTTACAAAGCCTATTTTATTTACTATACTTATTACTGGATTCTATGTCTTGCTTTGTCTATTTTTCTTTTAATAAAACATCGGAAAACTGTTAGTCATGCTATAGCCAACAACTTCAGATATCTTTTGTGCTATATCCTTGCCAGCATTCTCATTTTATATGCCATCTCTTATTCTTCATCCGACAGAATACAATATCAGAAGGTTTATATCCTAATGTTTCTTATTCAGTTCGGGTGGATATTGTACGTTTATATTTTAACGTACAAGTTCAGGCTGAAAGAAGAACGCGAAATTATTCAGCAATCTTTAGAGTCTAAGGAGACGTACCAGTATAAAGACCTTTCAAAAATAGATTTCGATTCATTACAGAAAGCCATAGAGTATTTTTATAAAGAAACTAACGTTTATCTTGATGAAGAATTTACGCTGAGTCAGCTGGCAGATCATCTCGAAATTAGTAAATCAGATCTTAGTATAACTTTTAATAAGTATCTGAATTCTAACTTTCATGAGTATACCAACAGAAACCGCATTATGCATTTTAAACAGATCCTGACACAGGATCCTTCAGCCAATGTTACCGATCTTGCTTTTCAGTGTGGTTTCAAATCTAAATCCACTTTTTACAAATATTTTAAGAGAGAATTTAACTGCCTTCCTTCAGAGTATCTGCCTAGTTTACAATAA
- a CDS encoding TonB-dependent receptor, translated as MTRKRLLITKAAFFFLGSFAFAQTSVSGTVTDNEGNLPNALVYIENRQERITSNIDGSFILNNIPDGSYKLIIEYKGYDNLSVPFTISGTTPVSLGLIKLGGTKVKENNIQGVVVTSVYKASQARAITMKKNSNTITEVLSADAIGKLPDRNAADAVQRMQGVSIERDMGEGRFVAVRGTPIQWTASTLNGNRMPSASGDNANRGIQMDIFPSELIQNVRLSKALTPDLDGDAIGGHVDFITKTSPNKEVLAVSAASGYVNMAKSPTYNASVVYGNKITNKLKFITSAVIWERSTAIDQMRNIFNYGLADKTASYSVNQLQLRDYLANRRTLGFNMGMDYEINSRNKLYVRGLYSQYKDGQSVRETYFNFDNKNVTLQARHADYLTDLYSMELGGSHQAGQRMEITWSLSKARSEFRFDSPKNLEKSERGYPIVNFIQPMTYGNLSADGRKYMAMDAPDGIGDTGDYTLPHQQKPIAADQLRLNQVILSQNHNSETDLRGQADVKYKVSDNFELKFGTKYANKEKVVDASVLVWMPKSSLGIPGSPVTYMNQLEREGFPYKGGFMNPLGNPYNAVIIDQITNGQIDSMYDAATQNRLGLMQVSKKDSNSNLTSSYRGTENVWGTYIMGTWKITDNFQLLGGIRNEYNDITFWGKKVVADKAEDIKDSKTYNVVLPMVNVKWNLSKDRILRAAYTRSFARPDFNDLNPGTIINDITNTVNQGNTKLEPTFSNNFDLMFENYFGKLDLVTAGVFYKDITNLIYKDQSIVDIGGRPYTFTSPKNLEGASLFGFEAGISKRFEGLPGFLKNLGFEGNYTYITSKMKMPVYENGKQTGTVTATIPNQAKHIFNAILFYETSKFMLRLAGNYKGNYVSEVRAAAGPDHYQYFDKNFTVDASASYSINKNIRLFVELNNIFNEPNRYYMGVKSRVENISYSGIRGQMGINFNF; from the coding sequence ATGACACGAAAAAGACTTTTGATAACGAAAGCTGCATTTTTCTTTTTAGGTTCCTTTGCTTTTGCTCAGACCTCCGTCAGCGGAACTGTAACAGATAATGAAGGTAACCTTCCCAATGCTTTGGTATATATAGAAAACAGGCAGGAGCGTATAACCTCTAATATAGATGGTTCCTTTATTCTGAATAATATTCCGGACGGATCTTACAAACTGATTATAGAATATAAAGGCTATGACAATCTTTCCGTTCCTTTTACAATTTCGGGAACCACTCCGGTAAGTTTAGGACTGATTAAGTTAGGCGGTACAAAAGTTAAAGAGAATAATATCCAAGGAGTTGTTGTTACAAGCGTATACAAAGCTTCTCAGGCCAGAGCTATTACCATGAAAAAGAACTCCAATACAATCACAGAAGTTCTTTCTGCAGATGCTATTGGAAAATTGCCGGACCGTAATGCTGCAGATGCTGTACAACGGATGCAGGGTGTATCTATTGAACGGGATATGGGAGAGGGACGTTTTGTTGCTGTAAGAGGAACACCTATACAATGGACAGCTTCTACACTCAATGGAAACAGAATGCCAAGTGCCAGTGGTGACAATGCTAATCGTGGAATACAAATGGATATTTTCCCATCGGAGCTAATTCAGAATGTACGTTTGTCCAAAGCACTTACGCCAGATCTTGATGGTGATGCTATCGGAGGACATGTAGATTTTATTACCAAAACATCACCTAATAAAGAAGTTTTAGCAGTAAGTGCTGCCAGTGGATATGTTAATATGGCTAAATCCCCGACTTATAATGCCTCTGTGGTCTATGGAAATAAGATTACCAATAAACTGAAATTTATTACTTCTGCTGTAATCTGGGAACGCTCCACTGCTATAGACCAAATGCGGAATATCTTCAATTACGGACTTGCTGATAAAACCGCTTCTTATTCTGTTAATCAGTTACAACTTCGGGATTATCTGGCCAACAGAAGAACACTAGGTTTTAATATGGGAATGGACTATGAGATCAACAGCCGGAATAAATTGTATGTAAGAGGCTTGTATAGCCAGTATAAAGACGGGCAGTCTGTACGGGAAACTTATTTCAATTTTGATAATAAAAATGTAACACTTCAGGCCAGACATGCAGATTACCTTACGGATCTGTATTCTATGGAATTAGGCGGGAGTCATCAGGCTGGTCAGCGTATGGAAATTACCTGGTCGTTATCAAAAGCACGCTCAGAGTTCAGGTTCGACTCGCCGAAGAATCTCGAGAAATCGGAGCGGGGATATCCTATTGTTAATTTTATTCAGCCAATGACGTACGGAAATCTATCTGCAGATGGCAGGAAATATATGGCAATGGATGCTCCGGACGGCATTGGAGATACAGGTGATTATACATTGCCACATCAGCAAAAGCCAATTGCTGCAGATCAGTTGAGGTTAAATCAGGTAATTCTTAGTCAGAATCATAACAGTGAAACAGATTTAAGAGGACAGGCAGATGTAAAGTATAAGGTATCGGATAATTTTGAATTAAAGTTCGGAACAAAATATGCAAATAAAGAAAAAGTAGTAGATGCCAGTGTATTGGTATGGATGCCCAAATCTTCATTAGGAATTCCGGGTAGCCCTGTTACTTATATGAATCAATTGGAGCGCGAAGGATTTCCATACAAAGGAGGTTTTATGAATCCTCTGGGAAATCCGTATAACGCCGTTATTATCGATCAGATTACCAATGGACAAATCGATAGTATGTACGATGCTGCAACACAAAACCGCTTGGGGCTGATGCAGGTGAGCAAAAAAGACAGCAACTCCAATTTGACAAGTTCTTACCGTGGTACAGAAAATGTATGGGGCACTTATATTATGGGAACCTGGAAAATTACTGACAATTTTCAGTTGTTGGGAGGAATTAGAAATGAATATAATGATATTACATTCTGGGGAAAGAAAGTCGTTGCAGATAAAGCGGAGGATATAAAAGATAGTAAAACTTATAATGTAGTCCTTCCGATGGTCAATGTAAAATGGAATCTTAGCAAAGATCGCATTCTCCGGGCAGCTTATACCCGTTCGTTTGCAAGACCGGACTTCAATGATCTTAATCCGGGAACTATTATTAATGATATCACCAATACAGTCAATCAGGGAAACACCAAACTGGAGCCTACATTTTCAAACAATTTTGATTTGATGTTTGAAAACTACTTTGGCAAACTGGATCTTGTTACAGCAGGTGTTTTTTATAAAGATATTACCAATCTTATTTACAAAGATCAGTCTATTGTGGATATCGGCGGGAGACCATATACATTTACTTCTCCCAAAAACCTGGAAGGAGCCAGTCTTTTTGGATTTGAAGCAGGAATATCCAAACGCTTTGAAGGCCTTCCCGGATTTTTAAAGAACCTCGGCTTTGAAGGAAATTATACCTATATCACATCCAAAATGAAGATGCCTGTATATGAAAACGGAAAACAGACGGGCACTGTGACAGCCACTATTCCTAATCAGGCAAAGCATATATTCAATGCAATATTATTTTACGAAACCAGCAAATTCATGCTTCGCCTCGCGGGAAATTATAAAGGAAACTACGTGAGCGAAGTAAGAGCTGCAGCTGGCCCGGATCATTACCAATATTTTGATAAAAACTTTACTGTAGATGCTTCTGCCTCGTACAGCATTAATAAAAATATTCGCCTGTTTGTAGAGCTTAATAATATCTTCAACGAACCCAACCGCTATTATATGGGAGTAAAGAGCCGTGTTGAAAACATCTCTTACTCAGGAATCAGAGGACAGATGGGGATCAATTTCAATTTTTAG